A genomic window from Brachyspira sp. SAP_772 includes:
- a CDS encoding ABC transporter permease, which yields MRNIYVVFAREIQSFYVSPLYYILGFIYLALTGYFFTIEVYYSRLAVMENTMYNIGFFTILFLSILCMKLIAEERASGTFELIMTSPITSLQYVIGKYLSVLVVYASLLIMTFVYPILLMIFGKPDMGVIFSGYLGLFLLGTAILGLGLIATSISKSQLVAAILGVSMGVFAYIINWLSEMFTGASKLLNAISITTYFSDFTKGLIDIQNVIFFLIWAIACISVSTMLVESYKWQ from the coding sequence ATGAGAAACATATATGTTGTATTTGCAAGGGAGATTCAATCTTTTTATGTATCTCCTTTATATTATATATTAGGATTTATTTATTTAGCTTTAACAGGTTATTTTTTTACAATAGAAGTTTATTATAGCAGATTGGCAGTAATGGAAAACACAATGTATAATATTGGATTTTTTACAATACTATTTTTGTCAATTTTGTGCATGAAACTCATAGCAGAAGAGAGAGCATCTGGTACATTTGAACTTATAATGACCTCACCTATTACTTCCCTTCAATATGTGATTGGTAAATATTTATCTGTATTAGTTGTTTATGCTTCGCTTTTAATTATGACTTTTGTTTACCCTATACTTTTAATGATATTTGGAAAACCAGATATGGGTGTAATATTTAGCGGATATTTAGGATTATTTTTACTTGGCACTGCTATACTTGGACTTGGTTTAATAGCTACAAGTATATCAAAAAGTCAATTAGTGGCTGCTATTTTGGGTGTATCTATGGGAGTATTTGCCTACATTATAAATTGGCTTAGTGAGATGTTTACGGGAGCTAGTAAATTATTAAATGCTATTTCTATAACTACATATTTTTCTGATTTTACTAAGGGTTTAATAGATATACAAAATGTTATATTCTTTCTTATTTGGGCTATTGCTTGTATATCAGTGTCTACTATGCTTGTAGAATCATATAAATGGCAATAA
- a CDS encoding YaaR family protein, producing MRVQERRNTDINLNNILMHPETTSVKVATSSSSFAAMLEEEREIRKYSLELDELKRQIYDAGNALERSADIKDFYKFRDLITSLVEKLIKDSYKVRTVFSNLKRFQVISKINEELDALYREIMKEQKNHMAIANNMMRLKGLVLNLMS from the coding sequence ATGAGAGTACAAGAGAGAAGAAATACAGACATAAACTTAAATAATATATTAATGCATCCCGAAACCACATCTGTAAAAGTTGCAACATCATCTTCTTCTTTTGCTGCTATGCTTGAAGAAGAGAGAGAAATTAGAAAATATTCATTAGAATTAGATGAACTAAAAAGACAAATTTATGATGCTGGAAATGCATTAGAAAGAAGTGCTGATATTAAGGATTTTTATAAATTTAGGGATTTAATAACATCTCTTGTAGAAAAATTAATAAAAGATTCATATAAAGTAAGAACCGTATTCTCAAACTTAAAAAGATTCCAAGTAATATCAAAAATAAATGAAGAATTAGATGCTCTATATAGAGAAATTATGAAAGAACAAAAGAATCATATGGCAATAGCAAACAATATGATGAGACTTAAAGGTTTAGTATTAAATTTAATGTCATGA
- the groES gene encoding co-chaperone GroES, giving the protein MSSIKPLADRVLLQVLEQEEKTSSGILLPDTAKEKTQKAKVVEIGSSKDIQVKKGDIVIYDKYSGIQIKEDNKEYLIVKNEEIVAIIK; this is encoded by the coding sequence ATGTCATCTATTAAACCATTAGCAGATAGAGTTCTTTTACAAGTTTTAGAACAAGAAGAAAAAACTTCAAGCGGAATACTTCTTCCAGATACAGCTAAAGAAAAAACTCAAAAAGCAAAAGTAGTTGAAATAGGTTCTAGTAAAGATATACAGGTAAAAAAAGGTGATATAGTTATATACGATAAATATTCTGGTATACAAATAAAAGAAGATAATAAAGAATATTTAATAGTAAAAAATGAAGAAATTGTTGCTATTATAAAATAA
- a CDS encoding class I SAM-dependent methyltransferase, with translation MKLKVDKKTISIRDNDDNNREILRDILINDENKEKSDLHKYFIDNREEAVYKHLSYFDIYERYFSRFRGKDINLLEIGVGYGGSLKMWKNYFSKNGAKVNIYGIDKKEKCKRFEDDNIKIYIGSQNDRDFLREVKKEIPKLDILIDDGSHIMEDQKITFEEMYEHIKDDGIYLCEDVYTSYWTNCNGGYKNPNSFIEYTKSLIDYLNAYSAIEGDNLEANNFTNSAYSISYYESLIVIEKRVRDSRYNSFCQQASIGKMM, from the coding sequence ATGAAGCTTAAAGTTGATAAAAAAACAATTAGTATAAGAGATAATGATGATAACAATAGAGAAATTTTAAGAGATATTTTAATTAATGATGAGAATAAAGAAAAGTCAGATTTGCACAAATATTTTATAGATAATAGAGAAGAGGCTGTTTATAAGCATTTATCTTACTTTGATATTTATGAAAGATATTTTTCAAGATTTAGAGGAAAAGATATTAATTTGCTTGAAATAGGGGTAGGTTATGGCGGCTCATTAAAGATGTGGAAAAATTATTTTTCTAAAAATGGTGCTAAAGTAAATATTTATGGTATTGATAAAAAAGAGAAATGCAAACGTTTTGAAGATGATAATATAAAAATATATATAGGCTCTCAAAATGATAGGGATTTTTTAAGAGAAGTAAAAAAAGAAATACCAAAATTAGATATACTCATTGATGATGGAAGTCATATAATGGAAGACCAGAAAATTACTTTTGAAGAGATGTATGAGCATATTAAGGATGATGGTATTTATTTATGTGAAGATGTTTATACTTCATATTGGACTAATTGTAATGGAGGATATAAGAATCCTAATTCATTTATAGAATATACAAAAAGTTTAATAGATTATTTGAATGCATATTCTGCTATAGAAGGTGATAATTTAGAGGCTAATAATTTTACTAATAGTGCTTATTCTATTTCTTATTATGAGAGTTTGATTGTTATTGAAAAACGTGTGAGAGATAGTAGATATAATAGTTTTTGTCAGCAAGCTTCTATAGGAAAGATGATGTAA
- a CDS encoding ABC transporter ATP-binding protein: MIKVDNVVKYYGEHLALKGVSYTINKGEIVGFLGPNGAGKSTMMRIITGYLPATSGYVYLDDYEVYDNPIELKKRIGYMPENVSLYTEMTVIDYLKFCAKLKGVSRKKVKSAVENTIEITGLTNYRDRIIGHLSKGYRQRTGIAQAIIHDPEVLILDEPTSGLDPNQLIEVRSLIKSLGGTRTVILSTHILSEVEDTCERALIIDSGELIAEDTIEGLKMAMDREILGGNIELKVADRQNDALLCVREVNGVVQAETDNFGTIIIECERGNDSRADIVKHLVNNNFDVLEIKSKERSLEEVFIYFTDKKKNQDFDKSKYIKDEGIKTDTSEEKE; the protein is encoded by the coding sequence ATGATAAAAGTTGATAATGTAGTTAAGTACTATGGAGAACATTTGGCCTTAAAGGGTGTTTCATATACTATAAATAAAGGAGAAATTGTCGGATTTTTAGGGCCGAATGGTGCTGGAAAATCTACTATGATGCGTATTATTACAGGTTATCTTCCTGCTACAAGCGGATATGTTTATTTGGACGATTATGAGGTTTATGATAATCCTATAGAATTAAAAAAAAGAATAGGATATATGCCTGAAAATGTTTCATTATATACAGAAATGACTGTAATAGATTATCTTAAATTTTGTGCTAAACTTAAAGGCGTTTCAAGAAAGAAAGTTAAATCTGCTGTAGAAAACACAATAGAGATTACAGGCCTAACAAATTATAGAGATAGAATAATAGGCCATTTATCTAAAGGTTACAGACAAAGAACAGGAATAGCACAGGCAATAATACATGACCCTGAAGTTTTAATATTAGATGAACCTACAAGCGGACTTGACCCTAATCAATTAATAGAAGTAAGGTCATTAATAAAAAGTTTAGGAGGAACTAGGACTGTTATACTTTCTACACATATATTAAGCGAAGTAGAAGATACTTGTGAGAGGGCTTTAATTATAGATAGCGGAGAGCTTATTGCTGAGGATACAATAGAAGGGTTAAAGATGGCTATGGACAGAGAAATACTTGGAGGAAATATTGAACTTAAAGTAGCTGATAGACAAAATGATGCTCTTTTATGTGTGAGAGAGGTTAATGGAGTTGTGCAGGCTGAAACTGATAATTTTGGCACTATTATTATAGAATGCGAAAGAGGAAATGATTCCCGTGCTGATATAGTAAAACATTTGGTTAATAATAATTTTGATGTATTAGAGATAAAATCTAAAGAAAGAAGTTTAGAAGAGGTATTTATTTACTTTACAGATAAAAAGAAAAATCAAGATTTTGATAAGAGTAAATATATAAAAGATGAAGGTATAAAAACTGATACTTCAGAAGAAAAAGAATAA
- a CDS encoding methyl-accepting chemotaxis protein, whose protein sequence is MKKLQSLSVKVPLFVTAIITVMTTILVVIILNIGTQGIRQGAIFGLESSTKIYSRMVNVWLKQAMFLSDSIAKSHAELTQYLALNTPETAAAAQNILKTLANNNDSLNGLALYDANGNIVLDSADGKIINSPTMVRLNTTEAWPKVKAGQTAMYKTVIPSSITEGLYLVVIFSPIRNSVGTIIGSVAILVDWLGFIDEELELVKFGNSGHPFVIDTDRNVIADPVPEHVRNETLKNADYIIYASENESGTYEFKSPFNGEDSFSAFYKEPISDWTIVMSVASKELFAHTYSMRLYSRIGTVVILIITCFIIFMYIRGITDTLKLLSKDLTRLSEGDLDWSVPDGIFKRNDEFTIIGTAIASTLDTLNDKVKGVYHSADIVKASAEEVAQQNIELSNRTENQASGLEETASSMEEIASTIKTSAEHTVEGNNMMINSRHAIDEAGRIIEETTKNIEAVYESSSKISAITKIIESIAFQTNILALNAAVEAARAGEQGRGFAVVASEVRNLAQTTQASVKDITTLVSDSEEKIATATETARESTEIFRNLKEQIEETAKIMQDLSSTAMEQQAGVDQVNIAIAQMDMATQQNAALVEQASASSETLFSQSKELLHSMEFFKIRDDSKKPAVKPKTDDKKEDTKSNTTVKKEEPKKTTTSYKKPELKSPLKSPEYNKKPYEETKPASVSSDKEFGSTFNAPVNDDDEFESF, encoded by the coding sequence GTGAAAAAATTGCAATCTTTGTCGGTAAAAGTACCTTTATTCGTTACAGCAATTATAACAGTAATGACAACAATACTAGTTGTAATAATATTAAATATAGGTACTCAAGGTATAAGGCAAGGGGCTATATTTGGTTTAGAATCATCTACTAAGATATATTCAAGAATGGTTAATGTATGGTTAAAGCAGGCTATGTTTTTATCTGATTCAATAGCTAAAAGTCATGCTGAGTTAACTCAATACTTAGCTTTAAATACTCCTGAAACTGCTGCTGCTGCTCAAAATATATTAAAAACACTCGCTAACAATAATGATTCATTAAATGGGTTAGCTTTATATGATGCTAATGGAAACATTGTATTAGATAGTGCCGATGGAAAAATTATTAATTCGCCTACTATGGTGAGATTAAATACCACGGAGGCATGGCCTAAAGTAAAGGCTGGGCAAACAGCTATGTATAAAACAGTAATACCTTCTTCTATCACTGAAGGGCTGTATTTGGTAGTTATATTTAGTCCTATAAGAAACTCTGTAGGAACTATAATAGGAAGTGTTGCTATATTAGTAGATTGGTTAGGATTTATAGATGAAGAATTAGAGTTAGTTAAGTTTGGAAATAGCGGACACCCTTTTGTTATAGATACAGATAGAAATGTTATAGCTGACCCTGTTCCTGAACATGTTAGAAATGAAACTCTTAAAAATGCTGATTATATTATTTATGCTTCTGAAAATGAGTCTGGTACTTATGAGTTTAAATCTCCTTTCAATGGTGAAGATTCTTTCTCTGCATTCTATAAAGAACCTATTTCTGATTGGACTATAGTAATGAGTGTGGCATCAAAAGAATTATTTGCTCATACTTATTCTATGAGACTTTATTCTAGAATTGGTACTGTAGTGATATTGATAATTACATGTTTCATAATATTTATGTATATAAGAGGTATTACAGATACATTAAAATTATTATCAAAAGATTTAACAAGACTCTCTGAAGGTGATTTAGATTGGAGTGTACCTGATGGAATATTCAAAAGAAATGATGAGTTTACTATAATAGGTACTGCTATAGCAAGTACATTAGATACTCTTAATGATAAAGTAAAAGGTGTATATCATAGTGCAGATATTGTTAAAGCATCTGCTGAAGAAGTAGCTCAACAAAATATTGAATTATCTAATAGAACAGAAAATCAAGCTTCCGGTCTTGAAGAAACAGCTTCTTCAATGGAAGAGATTGCTTCTACAATAAAAACTTCTGCAGAACATACTGTTGAAGGTAATAATATGATGATTAATTCTCGCCATGCTATAGATGAAGCTGGAAGAATTATTGAAGAGACTACTAAAAATATTGAAGCAGTTTACGAGTCAAGCTCAAAAATCAGTGCTATTACAAAAATAATTGAATCTATTGCTTTCCAAACAAACATACTTGCTTTGAATGCTGCTGTTGAAGCTGCTCGTGCTGGTGAACAAGGCAGAGGATTTGCGGTTGTTGCTTCTGAGGTTAGAAACTTAGCTCAAACTACTCAGGCTTCTGTTAAAGATATTACTACTTTAGTTTCTGATTCTGAAGAGAAAATTGCTACTGCTACTGAAACTGCTAGAGAATCAACTGAGATATTTAGAAACTTAAAAGAACAAATTGAAGAGACTGCTAAAATTATGCAGGATTTAAGTTCTACTGCTATGGAACAACAGGCTGGAGTTGATCAGGTTAATATAGCTATAGCTCAAATGGATATGGCTACTCAGCAAAATGCTGCTTTAGTAGAACAAGCTAGTGCTTCTTCTGAAACTTTATTCTCTCAATCTAAAGAATTATTACACTCTATGGAATTCTTTAAAATAAGAGATGACAGCAAAAAACCCGCAGTGAAACCTAAAACTGATGATAAAAAAGAAGATACAAAATCAAATACTACAGTAAAAAAAGAAGAACCTAAAAAAACTACAACATCATACAAAAAACCAGAGTTAAAAAGCCCATTAAAATCACCAGAATATAATAAAAAACCTTATGAAGAAACTAAACCTGCAAGTGTTTCTTCTGATAAAGAATTTGGTTCTACTTTTAATGCTCCTGTAAATGATGATGATGAGTTTGAATCATTCTAA
- the tsaB gene encoding tRNA (adenosine(37)-N6)-threonylcarbamoyltransferase complex dimerization subunit type 1 TsaB: protein MSNILAFDTVSSSFSIALKKNDDSIIEINKENIKNHNEELLPILSSFLEDNKISLNEIDCIVMGIGPGSFTAIRIAFSTIKTICYAKNIPIIGVSSLDTLYQNIASYNGVKLSMIDARKGSIYANIYKDNTKIKENLDLTYEEATNLIKDISTKDDSITLCGDGFSKNESYFLENLKEYKLNKLDNSYNIIKASNSILMSIERYNKKQFDNIFSLNPLYIRKSEAENKLHIKK, encoded by the coding sequence ATGAGTAATATATTAGCATTCGACACCGTATCATCAAGCTTTTCTATAGCATTAAAAAAAAATGATGATAGTATAATAGAAATAAATAAAGAAAACATAAAAAACCATAATGAAGAATTACTTCCTATATTAAGTAGTTTTTTAGAGGATAATAAAATATCATTAAATGAAATTGATTGCATAGTAATGGGGATAGGACCGGGCTCATTTACAGCAATTAGAATAGCATTTTCCACAATAAAGACAATATGTTATGCAAAAAACATACCAATTATAGGAGTATCAAGCTTAGACACATTATATCAAAATATAGCATCATATAATGGTGTAAAATTATCCATGATAGATGCAAGAAAAGGAAGTATTTACGCTAATATATATAAAGATAATACAAAAATAAAAGAAAATCTAGATTTAACATATGAAGAAGCAACAAATTTAATAAAAGATATATCAACAAAAGATGATTCTATCACATTATGCGGAGATGGTTTTTCAAAAAATGAATCTTATTTTCTAGAAAATTTGAAAGAATACAAATTAAACAAATTAGACAATTCGTACAATATCATAAAAGCATCAAATTCTATATTAATGTCAATAGAACGCTACAATAAAAAGCAATTTGATAACATATTTTCGTTAAATCCATTATATATAAGAAAAAGTGAAGCAGAAAACAAACTACATATTAAAAAATAA
- a CDS encoding sodium-dependent transporter: MDTKRERLSSRLGFLLVSAGCAIGLGNVWRFPYITGKYGGAAFVIIYIISLLVVGIPILIMEFSIGRAGERDIAGSYKVLEKDGHKWHIIGYVQIIGCLILMMFYTTVAGWSIIYAFYMLVGRVDNLSAEGVGELFGATISNPYISVAGLFVTVLLATIICFIGLQKGVEKYSKFMMSSLFIIVVILIIRAVTLPNAIEGVKFYLLPDLGKIFDGGIENFFEVVYAAVGQAFFTLGIGIGSMTIFGSYIGKERTITNETLIIVVLDTLIAFLSGLVIFPASFAFGVNPGEGPGLAFVTLPNIFNSMPLSRVWGVLFFVFLSMAALTTVITVFENLIAFTMSEFNLKRNISSVIVGIVVFVLGSTTALGFNVLSFIQPMGNGTSFLDLYDFIVTYNLVELGGIYIIIFCVSKYGWGWDNFIKEADMGMGIKFPQFTRVYITYVLPVIIFIIFIINYIVKFS; this comes from the coding sequence ATGGATACCAAAAGGGAGAGATTGTCAAGTAGATTAGGTTTTTTGCTTGTATCAGCTGGATGTGCTATAGGACTTGGCAATGTATGGCGATTTCCCTACATCACTGGAAAATATGGCGGAGCTGCTTTTGTTATAATATATATAATATCATTATTAGTAGTAGGTATTCCAATACTTATAATGGAGTTTAGTATAGGGCGTGCTGGAGAGAGAGATATTGCGGGGTCTTATAAGGTATTAGAGAAGGATGGGCATAAATGGCATATAATTGGTTATGTACAAATAATAGGCTGTTTAATACTTATGATGTTTTATACTACGGTTGCAGGTTGGAGCATAATATACGCTTTTTATATGTTAGTTGGAAGGGTAGATAATCTTAGTGCCGAAGGGGTTGGAGAGCTTTTTGGGGCTACTATTTCTAATCCTTATATTAGTGTTGCTGGTTTATTTGTAACGGTTTTATTAGCTACTATAATATGTTTTATTGGGCTTCAGAAGGGAGTTGAAAAATACTCTAAGTTTATGATGTCTTCTTTATTTATAATAGTAGTGATACTTATAATAAGGGCTGTTACTTTACCTAATGCTATTGAGGGGGTTAAATTCTACCTGCTTCCAGACTTGGGTAAAATATTTGACGGCGGAATAGAAAACTTTTTTGAAGTGGTTTATGCAGCTGTTGGGCAGGCATTTTTTACTTTGGGTATTGGTATAGGAAGTATGACTATTTTTGGAAGCTATATAGGAAAAGAAAGGACTATAACAAATGAAACTCTTATAATAGTAGTATTGGATACTTTGATTGCTTTCTTGTCTGGTTTGGTTATATTTCCTGCAAGTTTTGCTTTTGGGGTTAATCCGGGAGAGGGACCGGGGCTTGCTTTTGTTACTTTACCTAATATATTTAATTCTATGCCTTTATCTAGAGTTTGGGGAGTACTCTTCTTTGTATTTTTATCAATGGCGGCACTTACTACTGTTATAACTGTATTTGAAAACTTGATTGCTTTTACTATGTCTGAGTTTAACTTAAAAAGAAATATATCTTCAGTGATAGTTGGTATTGTAGTATTTGTTTTAGGTTCTACTACGGCATTAGGCTTTAATGTATTATCTTTTATACAACCTATGGGAAATGGAACTAGTTTTTTAGATTTATATGACTTCATTGTTACATATAATTTAGTTGAGCTTGGAGGAATATATATAATAATATTTTGTGTTTCTAAGTATGGTTGGGGATGGGATAATTTTATAAAGGAAGCTGATATGGGTATGGGGATTAAATTTCCTCAATTTACAAGAGTTTATATAACTTATGTTCTTCCTGTAATAATCTTTATAATATTTATAATTAACTATATTGTTAAGTTTTCTTG
- a CDS encoding MetQ/NlpA family ABC transporter substrate-binding protein, with product MKKILLVAAFAALILTFSACGGGNSNANNNQIVKVGFAGESDYQIWDPIVEKLAEEGIKVELVSFADYTIPNQALNDGEIDLNAFQHYAYFNDEVSNKGYDLVSIGDTYISAMNIYSTNITDVKEVKKGDKVAIPNDPSNGGRALKVLEAAGLIKVRAEAGDSPSVADIIENPLNLEIVEVDAGSIYSLLPDVACAVINGNYAIDFGLNPGSDYIFKDDPSIYSTKSFVNLIAARAADKDNELYKKVVDTYQSEIVEKVYNENFLGSYLPTWK from the coding sequence ATGAAGAAAATTTTATTAGTTGCAGCTTTTGCAGCATTAATTTTAACTTTTAGTGCATGTGGCGGAGGAAATTCTAATGCAAATAACAACCAAATAGTAAAAGTTGGATTTGCAGGAGAATCTGATTATCAAATTTGGGACCCTATAGTAGAAAAGTTAGCAGAAGAGGGTATTAAAGTAGAATTGGTTTCTTTTGCTGATTACACTATACCAAATCAAGCTTTAAATGATGGTGAAATAGATTTGAATGCTTTTCAGCATTATGCTTATTTTAATGATGAAGTATCAAATAAAGGTTATGATTTAGTTTCTATTGGTGATACTTATATATCTGCTATGAATATTTATTCTACAAATATTACAGATGTAAAAGAAGTTAAAAAAGGCGATAAAGTAGCTATACCTAATGACCCATCTAATGGCGGAAGAGCTTTAAAAGTGTTAGAGGCTGCTGGATTAATTAAAGTAAGAGCTGAAGCAGGAGATTCTCCTAGTGTAGCTGATATAATAGAAAATCCTTTAAATTTAGAGATTGTAGAAGTTGATGCGGGTAGTATTTACAGTTTACTTCCTGATGTTGCTTGTGCTGTTATAAACGGTAATTATGCTATAGATTTTGGTCTTAACCCCGGTTCTGATTATATTTTTAAAGATGACCCTTCAATATATAGCACTAAATCTTTTGTTAATTTAATTGCTGCTAGAGCTGCTGATAAAGATAATGAATTATATAAAAAAGTTGTTGATACTTATCAGTCTGAAATAGTAGAGAAAGTTTATAATGAGAATTTCTTGGGTTCTTATTTGCCAACTTGGAAATAA
- the mnmH gene encoding tRNA 2-selenouridine(34) synthase MnmH, giving the protein MVKRIDIEEFLRLQREENLPVIDVRSPSEFNHGHMPNAKNVYLFNDEERKIVGTAYKEEGREAAILKGLEYVGSRMATILKEVDKIAKSNVILMHCFRGGMRSESVAWLCSNYKYDVYVLDKGYKSYRRYVLESFNNKKYKINLVTGRTGSKKTLILNRLKELNYNVVDLEGIAKHKGSAFGWINEGEQPSQEQFENNLCYELCKYDNASVLWVEDESLLIGKRAIPRGLFDNMKNPENIIYLNVPVEERAKYITDTYGKYSIDDLRESIIKIKKRLGDERMREALSLLEEGKIYECVVVLLYYYDKAYRLSIEEENKIINIECGNLTIENIVSAISKI; this is encoded by the coding sequence ATGGTAAAAAGAATAGATATAGAAGAGTTTTTAAGATTACAAAGAGAAGAGAACTTGCCTGTTATAGATGTGCGTTCGCCTTCAGAGTTTAATCATGGACATATGCCTAATGCTAAGAATGTTTATTTGTTTAATGATGAAGAGAGAAAAATAGTTGGTACTGCATATAAAGAAGAGGGTAGAGAGGCTGCTATATTAAAGGGGCTTGAATATGTTGGAAGCAGAATGGCTACAATATTAAAAGAGGTAGATAAAATAGCTAAAAGTAATGTTATATTAATGCATTGTTTTAGGGGGGGAATGAGAAGTGAATCGGTTGCTTGGCTATGTTCTAATTATAAGTATGATGTTTATGTATTAGATAAAGGATATAAAAGTTATAGAAGGTATGTTTTAGAATCTTTTAACAATAAAAAATATAAAATTAATTTAGTTACAGGAAGGACTGGAAGCAAAAAAACGCTGATACTTAATAGATTAAAAGAGTTAAACTACAATGTTGTAGATTTAGAAGGTATTGCTAAACATAAGGGATCTGCCTTTGGTTGGATTAATGAGGGAGAGCAGCCTAGTCAGGAGCAGTTTGAGAATAATTTATGTTATGAATTGTGTAAATATGATAATGCTTCTGTTTTGTGGGTTGAAGATGAAAGTTTGCTCATAGGTAAAAGAGCTATACCTAGAGGGCTTTTTGATAATATGAAAAATCCAGAGAATATTATATATTTAAATGTTCCTGTAGAAGAGAGAGCTAAATATATAACAGATACTTATGGTAAATACAGCATTGATGATTTAAGAGAATCTATAATAAAAATAAAAAAGCGTCTTGGCGATGAGAGAATGAGAGAGGCTTTATCTTTATTAGAAGAAGGCAAAATATATGAATGTGTTGTGGTGCTTTTGTACTATTATGATAAGGCTTATAGATTAAGTATTGAAGAAGAAAATAAGATAATTAATATAGAGTGCGGTAATTTAACTATAGAGAATATAGTATCTGCAATTTCAAAAATTTGA
- a CDS encoding ankyrin repeat domain-containing protein, protein MSQIVEYVKNNDFDNVKKVIETDNSLVDTREEETRFTLLMLCAKKGYINIAKLLVEEGANLNARSKTGITALMFACAEKQVEVAKYLIDSGADVNLRDKPLFSALLYASLTKEHDIIKALVEAGADVNAKNFKLVTPLMFASGINDIDTIKLLIENGADIEHKNKDGERALEFAIRKEQKEAADYLKSISK, encoded by the coding sequence ATGTCTCAAATAGTTGAATATGTAAAAAATAATGATTTTGATAATGTAAAAAAAGTAATAGAAACTGATAATTCACTAGTTGATACTAGAGAAGAAGAGACAAGATTTACGCTTTTAATGCTTTGTGCTAAAAAGGGCTATATTAACATAGCAAAACTTTTAGTAGAAGAGGGAGCCAATTTAAATGCTAGAAGTAAAACTGGCATAACAGCTTTAATGTTTGCCTGTGCCGAAAAACAAGTAGAGGTTGCTAAATATTTAATAGATTCTGGGGCTGATGTTAATTTAAGGGATAAGCCATTATTTTCTGCATTACTTTATGCATCACTTACAAAAGAGCATGATATTATAAAGGCATTAGTTGAAGCAGGTGCCGATGTAAATGCTAAGAATTTTAAATTAGTAACTCCTTTAATGTTTGCTTCTGGAATTAATGATATAGATACAATAAAGCTTTTAATAGAAAATGGAGCAGATATAGAACATAAAAATAAAGATGGTGAGAGGGCATTAGAGTTTGCCATTCGTAAAGAACAAAAAGAAGCAGCAGATTATTTAAAAAGCATTTCCAAATAA
- a CDS encoding TM2 domain-containing protein, translating to MSNEVSDRSWIITLLLAIFLPVHRFYVGKVGTGILYWLTAGGLGIWYIVDIVLILLDIFTDKQGRKLRK from the coding sequence ATGAGTAATGAAGTATCTGATAGAAGTTGGATTATAACTTTACTTTTAGCAATATTTTTGCCAGTGCATAGATTTTATGTTGGAAAAGTAGGTACTGGAATATTATATTGGCTTACAGCTGGCGGTTTAGGAATATGGTATATAGTTGATATAGTTTTAATATTGTTAGATATTTTTACAGATAAACAAGGAAGAAAATTAAGAAAATAA